In Plutella xylostella chromosome 3, ilPluXylo3.1, whole genome shotgun sequence, the following proteins share a genomic window:
- the LOC105389461 gene encoding uncharacterized protein LOC105389461 isoform X3, protein MIRIRKCVVDGCKSDVGSKTSRWPHDPRVSDVWLDTLKPYCSGLMGLPRYRLREKVVCLKHFEPKSFTRGRRHYMAVPSLFTAEEISSGKPKYENFHSMHAKWDHDYAKKIPLNAPLETTKRHLSGSEHGNDTNVSCGSNSQRELDNVNISAATDISGTIPDDITTAECTVRIPEVISPSCSRRSNLTLETKTARKRLIKSVQQLTPRCKKMYQKCSTILKSRRRIVQSYQERIEKAEKLNQNKSFSELVEKLTPQAKTFLKMQVTLANRHIKRRRFTTEQKLLALSLQKQSPKGYKLLHKIFILPSRRTLRKFTHHISLAPGINENIFTQLKESVRNWDDKKKCCSIVFDEVALTPHLTFLESEDRIDGFVNFGAEVERKLCDHALVFMVRGICTSWRQPIAYYLCEGTTPTIKLKNILKEVVTAVSQTGLLPKALVCDQGSTFQSCMNSMRADTRRCQLLRNDLPNNKVEIDGHALNIIFDPPHLIKGIRNNFLNKDMMFKGNIARWSDIVEVYKNDCHVGEIRMLHKLTDEHVIPDKIRKMKVKNCTQVISERTAAMLLFTSNYGTHADGSLVSSTMKNTAEAVLFFDRVFDSVNGSRGGSAPGKMRGPVKEINGECKHLDFWKESIRVLQDLYYVDTNVGDRKRVPSVKNWITTLESFINLWVELKDMGVSFFYTRNLNQDPLENFFGRIRALNYRNVNPDPYSFICSFKSLLVTDVLGPHSPNSNCEEDMGEAIFNKGLMFEVHGAPANLPVAGPSREPRASPSPSLLQQAREETQNVRSSAFTAGFVSRQLIKKIPCTDCRKTMLTTEITDVHDWVTQRERRLLKGRNLKYPNTKFIILFRKLVTCINQYLEYHSHQKSVVKYIKVEFLKSADVSWLGCSQHCRELLDMFVSLVCRVQIHNWCNCINKIMKGSFLGKMSSSSMTPMQEIAFKKYTTLRVKK, encoded by the exons ATGATTCGGATTCGCAAGTGCGTCGTAGATGGCTGCAAATCTGATGTGGGATCTAAAACCTCCCGGTGGCCGCATGACCCTCGAGTTTCAGATGTTTGGTTGGACACTCTCAAACCATATTGTTCCGGGTTGATGGGCCTACCTAGATATCGTCTCAGGGAAAAAGTT GTGTGTTTGAAGCATTTTGAACCCAAAAGTTTCACAAGAGGAAGGAGGCACTACATGGctgtaccatctttatttacagCTGAGGAAATTTCATCTGGCAAGccaaaatatgaaa atttcCACTCTATGCATGCTAAATGGGATCACGattatgcaaagaaaatacctcTCAATGCACCTCTGGAAACTACCAAAAGGCATCTGTCAGGATCAGAAC ATGGTAACGACACTAATGTTTCGTGTGGTTCTAACTCGCAGAGAGAGTTAGATAATGTTAACATATCCGCAGCAACAGACA tttcagggACCATTCCTGATGACATCACGACCGCAGAATGTACAGTTCGTATTCCGGAAGTCATATCTCCTAGCTGTTCAAGAAGGTCCAATCTGACATTAG AAACCAAGACGGCAAGGAAAAGACTTATAAAAAGTGTACAACAATTAACCCCCAGATGCAAGAAAATGTACCAAAAATGCTCGACTATACTGAAATCCCGTCGTCGTATAGTTCAGTCATACCAGGAGCGAATAGAAAAAGCTGAAAAACTCAATCAGAATAAATCTTTTTCTGAGCTTGTAGAGAAACTGACTCCTCAAGCCAAGACATTCCTTAAAATGCAGGTCACGCTCGCCAATAGACATATAAAAAGACGGAGGTTCACAACTGAACAGAAACTCTTGGCTCTATCACTCCAAAAGCAAAGTCCGAAAGGATATAAATTGCTGCACAAGATATTTATCTTGCCTAGCAGGCGCACTCTAAGAAAATTTACCCATCATATTTCTCTTGCACCGggaataaatgaaaatatatttacacaacTAAAGGAGTCAGTTCGGAATTGGGATGACAAAAAAAAGTGCTGTTCCATTGTGTTTGATGAAGTGGCGTTGACACCTCATTTGACATTCTTAGAATCTGAAGATCGCATTGACGGTTTTGTGAATTTTGGCGCCGAAGTGGAAAGGAAACTATGCGATCATGCCCTTGTTTTTATGGTTCGAGGTATATGCACTTCATGGAGACAGCCCATAGcttattatttatgtgaagGAACAACTCCAACTATTAAGttgaaaaacattttaaag GAAGTAGTGACTGCTGTCTCTCAAACGGGACTTCTTCCAAAAGCGCTAGTATGCGACCAAGGGTCGACGTTTCAATCCTGCATGAACAGTATGCGAGCAGATACTCGCAGATGTCAATTACTCCGTAATGATCTTCCAA ATAACAAAGTGGAGATTGATGGTCATGCGCTGAACATAATTTTCGACCCTCCGCACCTCATTAAAGGGATACggaataactttttaaacaaagatatGATGTTTAAAGGAAATATAGCTAGATGGAGTGACATTGTCGAAGTGTACAAAAATGACTGCCACGTAGGAGAAATTAGAATGCTTCATAAATTAACAGATGAACATGTCATCCCAGATAAAATAAGGAAAATGAAAGTTAAAAACTGTACACAAGTCATCAGCGAGCGAACCGCTGCAATGCTCTTGTTTACATCCAATTATG GCACGCATGCAGATGGTTCGTTGGTTAGTTCAACCATGAAGAATACTGCGGAAGCAGTCCTATTTTTTGATCGAGTATTTGACAGCGTGAACgg GTCCCGTGGTGGCTCGGCTCCCGGCAAGATGCGAGGACCggttaaagaaataaatggaGAGTGCAAACATCTGGACTTTTGGAAGGAGAGTATTAGAGTTTTGCAGGATCTATACTATGTAGATACTAATGTTGGTGATCGAAAAAGGGTACCCAGTGTAAAAAACTGGATAACAACATTAgaaagttttataaatttgtgGGTTGAGCTTAAAGATATGGGTGTAAGCTTTTTTTACACTCGTAATTTAAATCAGGACCCGTTAGAGAATTTTTTTGGCCGAATACGTGCACTTAATTATAGGAATGTTAATCCTGACCCTTATTCGTTCATCTGCTCCTTTAAGTCTCTGTTAGTGACTGATGTCCTCGGCCCACATTCTCCGAACTCTAATTGCGAGGAGGATATGGGGGAGGCTATCTTTAATAAGGGATTAATGTTCGAAGTCCATGGTGCTCCAGCTAATTTGCCTGTTGCAGGCCCTTCCCGTGAGCCGCGAGCATCTCCGTCGCCGTCGCTGCTGCAGCAGGCGCGCGAGGAGACGCAGAACGTCCGCTCTTCTGCCTTCACTGCCGGATTTGTATCACGCCAACTTATTAAAAAGATACCTTGCACTGATTGTCGAAAAACAATGTTGACTACCGAAATTACTGATGTACATGACTGGGTTACACAAAGAGAGCGTAGGCTTTTAAAGGGAAGAAACTTAAAGTATCCAAATACtaaatttatcattttgtTCCGGAAATTAGTAACTTGCATTAATCAATATTTAGAATATCATAGTCACCAAAAGAGtgtagtaaaatatattaaagtaGAATTTCTAAAATCAGCAGATGTAAGCTGGTTGGGATGTAGTCAGCATTGTCGAGAACTACTAGATATGTTTGTCAGTCTGGTGTGCCGAGTTCAAATTCACAATTGGTGCAAttgtatcaataaaattatgaaagggTCATTTTTAGGCAaaatgtcatcatcatctatGACCCCTATGCAAGAAattgcatttaaaaaatatactacgtTAAGAGTTAAAAAGTAG